Proteins encoded in a region of the Arvicanthis niloticus isolate mArvNil1 chromosome 16, mArvNil1.pat.X, whole genome shotgun sequence genome:
- the Dusp4 gene encoding dual specificity protein phosphatase 4, with protein sequence MVTMEELREMDCSVLKRLMNRDENGGGGSGAGSSGSHGALGLPSGGKCLLLDCRPFLAHSAGYIRGSVNVRCNTIVRRRAKGSVSLEQILPAEEEVRARLRSGLYSAVIVYDERSPRAESLREDSTVSLVVQALRRNAERTDICLLKGGYERFSSEYPEFCSKTKALAAIPPPVPPSTNESLDLGCSSCGTPLHDQGGPVEILPFLYLGSAYHAARRDMLDALGITALLNVSSDCPNHFEGHYQYKCIPVEDNHKADISSWFMEAIEYIDAVKDCRGRVLVHCQAGISRSATICLAYLMMKKRVRLEEAFEFVKQRRSIISPNFSFMGQLLQFESQVLTTSCAAEAASPSGPLRERGKATPTPTSQFVFSFPVSVGVHAAPSNLPYLHSPITTSPSC encoded by the exons ATGGTGACGATGGAGGAACTGCGGGAGATGGACTGCAGCGTGCTCAAAAGGCTGATGAACCGAGATGAGaacggcggcggcggcagcggcgcgGGCAGCAGCGGCAGCCACGGCGCCCTGGGGCTGCCGAGCGGCGGCAAGTGCCTGCTGCTAGACTGCAGGCCGTTTCTGGCTCACAGCGCGGGCTACATCCGAGGCTCGGTGAACGTGCGCTGCAATACCATCGTGCGGCGGAGGGCCAAGGGCTCCGTGAGCCTGGAGCAGATTCTGCCCGCCGAGGAAGAGGTACGCGCCCGCCTGCGCTCTGGCCTCTACTCGGCTGTCATCGTCTACGACGAGCGCAGCCCGCGCGCCGAGAGTCTCCGGGAGGACAGCACCGTGTCGCTGGTCGTGCAGGCGTTGCGCCGGAACGCGGAGcgcacagacatctgcctgcttaAAG GTGGCTATGAGAGGTTTTCTTCTGAGTACCcagaattctgctctaaaaccaAGGCCCTGGCCGCCATCCCACCTCCGGTACCCCCCAGCACCAATGAGTCCTTGGATCTGGGCTGTAGCTCCTGTGGGACCCCGCTGCATGACCAG GGGGGTCCTGTGGAGATCCTCCCTTTCCTCTACCTCGGCAGTGCCTACCATGCTGCTCGCAGGGACATGCTCGACGCCCTGGGGATCACAGCCCTACTGAACGTCTCCTCAGACTGCCCCAATCACTTTGAGGGACATTACCAGTACAAGTGCATCCCGGTAGAAGACAACCACAAGGCTGACATCAGCTCCTGGTTCATGGAAGCCATCGAGTACATTG ACGCAGTGAAGGACTGCCGAGGGCGCGTGCTGGTTCACTGCCAGGCCGGCATCTCCAGATCAGCCACCATCTGCCTGGCCTACCTGATGATGAAGAAGAGGGTGAGGCTGGAGGAGGCTTTCGAATTCGTCAAGCAGCGTCGGAGCATCATCTCGCCCAACTTCAGCTTCATGGGTCAGTTGCTGCAGTTCGAGTCTCAGGTGCTCACCACGTCCTGCGCCGCAGAGGCTGCCAGCCCTTCCGGGCCCCTGCGAGAGAGGGGAAAggccactcccacccccacctcgcAGTTCGTCTTCAGCTTCCCTGTGTCCGTGGGTGTGCACGCGGCCCCCAGTAACCTGCCGTACTTGCACAGCCCCATCACCACCTCCCCCAGCTGTTAG